A DNA window from Mycolicibacter terrae contains the following coding sequences:
- a CDS encoding FAD-binding oxidoreductase, giving the protein MSVRPADAPTSHTRGVRRLLDSYRAIPPTASVRLAKATSNLFRARTKRDAPGLDTSGLTGVIGIDLENRTADVEGMCTYEDLVAATLPYGFAPLVVPQLKTITLGGAVSGLGIESASFRNGLPHESVLEMDVLTGAGELLTISRDRHEDLFRAFPNSYGTLGYSTRLRIELEAVKPFVALRHIRFDSLGDLVATMDRIIDTGGLDGVAVDYLDGVVFSPAESYLCVGIETDTPGPVSDYTGQHVYYRSIQHAQGIKDDRLTIHDYLWRWDTDWFWCSRAFGAQNPLVRRWWPRRYRRSSFYWKLIGYDQRFSIADRIEKRHGRPPRERVVQDIEVPLKRCEEFLDWFFAHVPIEPVWLCPLRLRHGEDWPLYPIRPNHTYVNVGFWSSVPAGATEGATNRLIEAKVSELEGHKSLYSDAYYTPAEFDALYGGETYRAVKKTYDPDSRLLDLYDKAVRRR; this is encoded by the coding sequence ATGTCCGTTCGGCCGGCTGACGCACCGACATCCCACACACGCGGGGTGCGACGACTGCTGGACAGCTACCGGGCGATTCCCCCCACCGCATCGGTCCGGCTGGCCAAAGCCACCTCGAATCTGTTCCGGGCGCGCACCAAACGTGATGCGCCGGGCTTGGACACCTCGGGCCTGACGGGTGTCATCGGCATCGATCTGGAGAACCGCACCGCCGACGTCGAAGGCATGTGCACCTACGAAGACCTGGTCGCCGCCACCCTGCCGTATGGGTTTGCGCCGCTGGTGGTTCCGCAGCTCAAGACGATCACGCTCGGCGGCGCGGTGTCCGGACTGGGAATCGAGTCGGCGTCGTTCCGCAACGGCCTGCCGCATGAATCGGTGCTGGAGATGGACGTTCTCACCGGCGCTGGAGAGCTGCTGACGATTTCGCGGGACCGGCATGAGGACCTGTTCCGGGCGTTTCCGAATTCCTACGGCACGCTGGGGTATTCGACACGACTGCGGATCGAGCTGGAGGCGGTCAAGCCGTTCGTGGCGTTGCGGCACATCCGGTTCGATTCCCTGGGTGATCTGGTCGCGACGATGGACCGGATCATCGACACCGGTGGGCTCGACGGCGTTGCGGTGGACTACCTCGACGGTGTGGTGTTCTCCCCCGCCGAGAGCTATCTGTGCGTCGGCATCGAGACCGACACCCCGGGCCCCGTCAGTGACTACACCGGCCAGCACGTCTACTACCGCTCCATCCAGCACGCCCAGGGGATCAAAGACGACCGGCTGACCATCCACGACTACCTGTGGCGCTGGGACACCGACTGGTTCTGGTGCTCACGAGCTTTCGGGGCGCAGAACCCGCTGGTGCGGCGCTGGTGGCCGCGGCGCTACCGGCGGAGCAGTTTCTACTGGAAGCTGATCGGCTACGACCAGCGGTTCTCCATCGCCGACCGGATCGAGAAACGCCACGGCCGGCCGCCGCGCGAACGGGTGGTGCAGGACATCGAGGTGCCGCTGAAGCGCTGCGAGGAATTCTTGGACTGGTTCTTCGCCCATGTGCCGATCGAGCCGGTGTGGCTGTGCCCGCTGCGGCTGCGCCACGGCGAGGACTGGCCGCTGTACCCGATCCGGCCCAACCACACCTACGTCAACGTCGGGTTCTGGTCCTCGGTCCCGGCCGGTGCCACCGAGGGGGCCACCAACCGGCTGATCGAGGCCAAGGTGAGCGAACTCGAGGGCCACAAGTCGCTGTACTCCGACGCCTACTACACCCCCGCGGAGTTTGACGCGCTCTACGGCGGTGAAACCTATCGCGCGGTCAAAAAGACCTACGACCCCGACTCGCGGCTGCTGGACCTCTACGACAAGGCGGTACGACGACGATGA
- a CDS encoding CHAP domain-containing protein — MAITVRYLGPAVLAISLCGQVLAGFTPSRADPAVDHSSVQAVDTGSEAVRPLPAPIADALDVFRRQAADAALGNPVMYGDGQCYPLIQAYIQAAGYGWRNRDPSGNAFDLYEHFATNGLGQYFEQVPFAGGANAPQVGDIVVYGPGGYVSQYGHAGVVTAVRGSGPAFQYETADQNSGGRLFVTLNWRDFSPAYNTLGYLRPKL; from the coding sequence ATGGCGATCACGGTCAGATACCTGGGCCCTGCGGTGCTGGCGATATCCCTTTGCGGCCAGGTCCTCGCCGGGTTCACCCCGAGCCGGGCGGATCCGGCGGTCGATCACTCGTCGGTGCAGGCGGTGGACACCGGGTCCGAGGCGGTCCGACCGTTGCCGGCCCCGATCGCCGATGCACTCGACGTCTTCCGGCGCCAAGCTGCTGACGCCGCGCTGGGGAATCCGGTGATGTACGGCGACGGCCAGTGTTATCCGCTCATCCAGGCCTACATACAGGCGGCCGGCTATGGATGGCGCAATCGAGACCCCAGCGGCAACGCCTTCGATCTCTACGAGCATTTCGCCACCAATGGCCTGGGGCAATACTTCGAACAGGTCCCGTTCGCCGGTGGCGCCAATGCGCCGCAGGTCGGGGACATCGTCGTCTACGGCCCCGGTGGGTACGTCAGCCAGTACGGGCACGCCGGGGTGGTCACAGCCGTCCGCGGCAGCGGCCCCGCATTCCAGTACGAGACGGCCGACCAGAACTCCGGCGGGCGGTTGTTCGTGACGTTGAACTGGCGTGACTTCAGCCCCGCGTACAACACCTTGGGCTATCTGCGCCCGAAGCTCTAG
- a CDS encoding YbaB/EbfC family nucleoid-associated protein has translation MQPGGPPDMSALLAQAQQMQQRLLAAQQELAATEVHGEAGGGLVKVTSNGSGEVLGVQIDPKVVDPDDIETLQDLLVGALADASKKAHTLAQERLSPLAGGMGNALGMPGA, from the coding sequence ATGCAACCAGGAGGCCCGCCCGACATGTCGGCGTTGCTGGCCCAGGCCCAACAGATGCAGCAGCGACTGCTGGCCGCGCAGCAGGAGCTGGCCGCCACCGAGGTGCACGGCGAAGCCGGCGGCGGCCTGGTCAAGGTCACCTCCAATGGCAGCGGTGAGGTGCTCGGCGTGCAGATCGACCCGAAGGTCGTCGACCCCGACGACATCGAGACCCTGCAAGACCTGCTGGTGGGAGCGCTCGCCGACGCGTCGAAGAAGGCGCACACCCTGGCCCAGGAGCGGCTCTCCCCGCTCGCCGGTGGCATGGGCAACGCGCTCGGCATGCCGGGGGCCTAG
- a CDS encoding Rv3717 family N-acetylmuramoyl-L-alanine amidase, which yields MRVSVLWRVGVAITTGLVVAAALPSAPLSSAAPGSIAGMIVFLDPGHSGAGDPAALSRQVPNGRGGTKNCQTSGTATDSGYPEHSFAWDTTLRIRQALNSAGVRTAMSRGDDNGPAPCVDARAAMANALHPSAIVSIHADGGPAAGRGFHVNYSAPPLNPAQEGPAVRFAHVMRGQLQAAGIPPATYIGNDGLKGRADLAGLNLAEYPSILVELGNMKNPADAALMESPAGRQRYADAVARGVAGFLSSQASTP from the coding sequence GTGCGCGTATCAGTTCTCTGGCGTGTCGGTGTCGCGATCACCACCGGCCTGGTGGTGGCCGCCGCACTGCCGAGCGCCCCGTTGTCATCGGCCGCCCCCGGCAGCATCGCCGGGATGATCGTGTTCCTCGATCCCGGGCACAGTGGCGCCGGCGACCCCGCCGCGCTGTCACGTCAGGTGCCCAACGGTCGAGGCGGCACCAAGAACTGCCAGACCAGCGGCACCGCGACCGACTCCGGTTATCCCGAGCACAGCTTCGCCTGGGACACCACCCTGCGGATCCGCCAGGCCCTCAACTCGGCGGGGGTCCGCACGGCGATGTCGCGGGGCGACGACAACGGGCCGGCACCGTGCGTCGACGCCCGCGCCGCGATGGCCAATGCGCTGCATCCCAGTGCCATCGTGTCCATCCACGCCGACGGCGGCCCGGCCGCCGGCCGCGGGTTCCACGTCAACTACTCGGCGCCGCCGCTCAATCCGGCACAGGAGGGCCCGGCGGTCCGATTCGCCCACGTGATGCGCGGCCAGTTGCAGGCCGCGGGCATTCCGCCGGCCACCTACATCGGCAACGACGGCTTGAAGGGACGCGCCGATCTGGCCGGGCTGAACCTGGCCGAATACCCGTCGATCCTGGTCGAGCTGGGCAATATGAAGAATCCCGCCGACGCGGCCCTGATGGAGAGTCCGGCCGGCCGACAGCGCTACGCCGATGCCGTCGCCCGCGGTGTCGCCGGATTCCTGAGCAGCCAGGCTTCGACACCGTAG
- a CDS encoding class I SAM-dependent methyltransferase, producing MTTYKEQARTGRLSLAEVLETLATDGHLPLRFTAYDGSSTGPDDAPLGLDLLTPRGTTYLATAPGDLGMARAYVAGDLEAHGVHPGDPYLLLKALADELHFKRPSPRVLANIVRSIGIEHLVPIAPPPQEARPRWRRVAEGLRHSKSRDAEAIHHHYDVSNAFYEWVLGPSMTYTCAVYPSPDATLEQAQENKYRLVFDKLQLRPGDLLLDVGCGWGGMVRYAARHGVRAIGATLSAEQARWAQRAIAEDGLTDLAEVRHCDYRDVGESEFDAVSSIGMTEHIGVANYPEYFGFLKSKLRTGGLLLNHCITRRDNTSNPTAGDFIDRYVFPDGELAGSGRIISEIQDAGMEVLHSENIRHHYELTLRDWCANLVAHWDEAVAEVGLATAKVWGLYMAGSRLGFEHNAIQLHHVLAAKLSDHGGDGGLPLRPWWRP from the coding sequence ATGACCACCTACAAAGAACAGGCGCGCACCGGCAGGCTCAGTCTGGCGGAGGTGCTGGAGACCCTGGCCACCGACGGCCACCTGCCGCTGCGCTTCACCGCCTACGACGGCAGCAGCACCGGGCCCGACGACGCCCCCCTGGGCCTGGACCTGCTGACACCGCGCGGCACCACCTATCTGGCCACCGCTCCGGGTGATCTGGGCATGGCCCGCGCCTACGTCGCCGGGGATCTGGAGGCGCACGGCGTGCACCCCGGGGACCCGTACCTACTGCTCAAGGCGCTCGCCGACGAGCTGCACTTCAAGCGGCCGTCGCCGCGGGTGCTGGCCAACATCGTCCGCTCGATCGGTATCGAGCACCTGGTGCCGATAGCGCCGCCGCCGCAGGAGGCCCGTCCGCGCTGGCGGCGCGTGGCAGAAGGGTTGCGGCACAGTAAGTCCCGGGATGCCGAGGCCATCCACCATCACTACGACGTCTCCAACGCGTTCTACGAGTGGGTGCTCGGGCCGTCGATGACCTATACCTGCGCGGTCTACCCGAGCCCGGACGCGACACTGGAGCAGGCCCAGGAGAACAAGTACCGGTTGGTCTTCGACAAGCTGCAGCTGCGTCCTGGCGACCTGCTGCTCGATGTGGGGTGCGGCTGGGGCGGCATGGTGCGTTACGCGGCGCGGCACGGGGTGCGCGCCATCGGCGCGACGCTCTCCGCCGAGCAGGCCCGATGGGCGCAGCGCGCGATCGCCGAGGACGGCCTGACCGATCTGGCCGAGGTACGCCACTGCGACTACCGCGACGTCGGGGAGTCCGAGTTCGACGCCGTCTCCTCGATCGGGATGACGGAGCACATCGGTGTCGCCAACTACCCCGAGTACTTCGGTTTCCTCAAGTCCAAGCTGCGCACCGGCGGGCTGCTGCTCAATCACTGCATCACCCGGCGGGACAACACCTCGAACCCGACCGCGGGCGACTTCATCGACCGCTACGTGTTCCCCGACGGCGAGCTGGCCGGGTCGGGACGCATCATCAGTGAGATCCAGGACGCCGGCATGGAGGTGTTGCATTCCGAGAACATCCGGCACCACTACGAGCTGACGCTGCGAGACTGGTGCGCCAATCTGGTGGCGCACTGGGACGAGGCCGTCGCCGAGGTCGGGCTGGCCACCGCCAAGGTGTGGGGGCTGTACATGGCCGGTTCCCGGCTGGGTTTCGAGCACAACGCGATTCAGTTGCATCACGTGCTGGCTGCCAAGCTGAGCGACCACGGCGGCGACGGCGGTCTGCCGCTGCGGCCGTGGTGGCGACCCTGA
- a CDS encoding DNA polymerase III subunits gamma/tau: MALYRKYRPATFAEVVGQEHVTEPLCTALSAGRINHAYLFSGPRGCGKTSSARILARSLNCAEGPTPTPCGTCDSCVALAPNGPGSIDVVELDAASHGGVDDTRDLRDRAFYAPAQSRYRIFIIDEAHMVTTAGFNALLKIVEEPPDHLIFVFATTEPEKVLPTIRSRTHHYPFRLLAPRTMRELIGRICEQEHVVVDDAVYPLVIRAGGGSPRDTLSVLDQLLAGSEPMPGSSDISHVHYQRALGLLGATDVALIDDAVDALAAGDAASVFGAVEAVVDAGHDPRRFAIDLLERFRDLIVLQAVPDAVAKGVVDAPEDILERMQEQAARLGSATLARYAEVVHAGLGEMRGATAPRLLLEVVCARLLLPSAADTEAALLQRIERIESRLDMSIPGAAARPAADTGAPSKQFTRRSRAAEPAGTPQPAPEPPPAPVPQPAPVPEVVPGAAPERQAASEPEPEPAAPPEPEPAPPAPEPAAPPPAPAAAAPGEPDVAAVRAMWTTVRDKVRQRSRTTEVMLAGATVRAVDGSTLVLTHESAPLAKRLCEQRNADVIVEALKDALGVNWRVRCEAGAPVPETPSPAAPAPIPADVERQADEEAMLAEAEAERSDPAPRRDPEEAALELLQSELGARRIGGD, from the coding sequence GTGGCGCTCTACCGCAAATACCGGCCGGCAACGTTCGCCGAAGTGGTGGGGCAGGAGCACGTCACCGAACCACTGTGCACCGCGTTGTCGGCGGGCCGGATCAACCACGCCTACCTGTTCTCCGGGCCGCGTGGCTGCGGCAAGACCTCGTCGGCGCGCATCCTGGCCCGCTCGCTGAACTGCGCCGAGGGCCCCACTCCTACGCCCTGCGGGACCTGCGACTCGTGCGTGGCACTGGCCCCCAACGGCCCGGGCAGCATCGACGTCGTCGAACTCGACGCTGCCAGCCACGGCGGGGTCGACGACACCCGAGACCTGCGGGACCGGGCCTTTTACGCACCGGCTCAGTCGCGCTACCGGATCTTCATCATCGACGAAGCGCACATGGTGACCACCGCGGGATTCAACGCGCTGCTCAAGATCGTCGAGGAGCCGCCCGATCACCTGATCTTCGTGTTCGCCACCACCGAGCCGGAGAAGGTGCTGCCGACCATCCGGTCGCGCACCCACCACTACCCGTTCCGGCTGCTGGCGCCGCGGACCATGCGTGAGCTGATCGGGCGGATCTGCGAGCAGGAGCACGTCGTCGTCGACGACGCGGTCTACCCGCTGGTGATCCGCGCCGGCGGCGGCTCGCCACGCGACACCCTGTCGGTGCTCGATCAGTTGCTGGCCGGCTCGGAGCCGATGCCCGGCAGCTCCGACATCAGCCACGTCCACTACCAGCGGGCGCTGGGCCTGCTGGGCGCCACCGACGTCGCCCTGATCGACGACGCGGTCGACGCGCTGGCCGCCGGAGATGCCGCGTCGGTATTCGGAGCCGTCGAAGCCGTCGTTGATGCCGGCCATGACCCACGCCGGTTCGCCATCGACCTGCTGGAGCGGTTCCGCGACCTGATCGTGCTGCAGGCGGTCCCCGACGCGGTGGCCAAGGGCGTGGTCGATGCGCCGGAGGACATCCTGGAACGGATGCAAGAGCAGGCCGCCCGCCTCGGCTCGGCCACCCTGGCCCGCTACGCCGAGGTGGTGCACGCCGGGCTCGGCGAGATGCGCGGCGCGACGGCTCCGCGGCTGCTGCTGGAGGTGGTGTGCGCCCGGCTGCTGCTGCCCTCGGCCGCCGACACCGAAGCCGCGCTGCTGCAGCGCATAGAGCGCATCGAGAGCCGGCTGGACATGTCGATCCCGGGCGCGGCCGCACGGCCGGCAGCCGACACCGGGGCGCCCAGCAAGCAGTTCACCCGCCGCTCCCGGGCCGCCGAGCCGGCCGGCACGCCGCAGCCCGCGCCCGAGCCGCCGCCCGCGCCGGTGCCGCAGCCCGCGCCGGTACCCGAGGTGGTGCCAGGGGCGGCACCCGAGCGTCAGGCCGCTTCCGAGCCCGAACCCGAGCCCGCTGCGCCACCTGAGCCCGAGCCCGCTCCGCCGGCGCCGGAACCCGCCGCGCCACCGCCGGCTCCCGCCGCGGCGGCCCCGGGAGAACCCGACGTCGCCGCCGTGCGCGCGATGTGGACGACGGTGCGCGACAAGGTCCGTCAGCGCAGCCGCACCACCGAGGTGATGCTGGCGGGGGCAACCGTGCGTGCCGTGGACGGCAGCACCCTGGTGCTGACCCACGAGTCGGCGCCGCTGGCCAAGCGGCTGTGCGAACAGCGCAACGCCGACGTCATCGTCGAGGCGCTCAAGGACGCCCTCGGGGTGAACTGGCGGGTGCGCTGTGAGGCCGGGGCGCCGGTGCCCGAGACCCCGTCGCCCGCCGCGCCCGCCCCGATCCCCGCGGACGTGGAACGGCAAGCCGACGAGGAGGCCATGCTGGCCGAGGCGGAGGCCGAACGCTCCGACCCGGCACCGCGCCGTGACCCCGAAGAGGCGGCCCTGGAGCTGTTGCAGAGCGAGCTGGGTGCCCGCCGCATCGGCGGGGACTGA
- a CDS encoding FAD-dependent oxidoreductase has product MTESTGCAVIGGGPAGMVLALLLARAGVEVTLLEKHADFLRDFRGDTVHPTTLRLLDELGLWDRFTKLSHSEIHQVSLDVAGRGVTVVDFGRLRGQPHPYIAMVPQWDLLNLLAESAQTEPTFTLRMQTEVTGLLHENGRVVGVRYQGPDGPGELRAGLTVACDGRWSIARQEAGLTSREFPVDFDVWWFRLPNDGDAAPTLLPRLGPGRAAIMIPRQGYFQVAYLGLKGGDAALRARGIDAFRREVIEFVPEVADSVQALRSLDDVKHLDVRVNRLRRWSVDGLLCIGDAAHAMSPVGGVGINLAVQDAVAAATILAEPLRRGRVTERDLAAVQRRRMLPTVVTQSVQRVLHRGLTPILRGKNLSPPAAFGAVVAKLPWLAAIPAYLVGVGVRPERAPSFARR; this is encoded by the coding sequence ATGACGGAGTCCACCGGTTGCGCCGTCATCGGCGGCGGCCCGGCCGGAATGGTGCTGGCGCTGCTGCTGGCCCGCGCCGGTGTCGAGGTGACGCTGCTGGAGAAGCACGCCGACTTCCTCCGCGACTTCCGCGGCGACACCGTGCATCCCACCACGCTGCGACTGCTCGACGAGCTCGGACTGTGGGACCGTTTCACAAAGCTGTCGCACAGCGAGATCCACCAGGTCAGCCTCGACGTGGCCGGGCGTGGCGTCACGGTGGTCGACTTCGGGCGGCTGCGGGGTCAGCCGCACCCCTACATCGCGATGGTGCCGCAGTGGGATCTGCTCAACCTACTCGCCGAATCCGCCCAGACAGAGCCGACTTTCACGCTGCGGATGCAGACGGAGGTCACCGGCCTGCTGCACGAGAACGGCCGGGTCGTCGGGGTGCGCTATCAGGGCCCCGATGGCCCCGGCGAACTTCGCGCCGGCCTCACGGTGGCCTGCGATGGCCGGTGGTCGATCGCCCGGCAAGAAGCCGGCCTGACTTCACGCGAGTTTCCGGTGGACTTCGACGTGTGGTGGTTCCGCCTGCCCAACGACGGCGACGCCGCGCCGACGCTGCTGCCGCGACTGGGGCCGGGCCGCGCTGCGATCATGATCCCGCGGCAGGGCTACTTCCAGGTCGCCTACCTCGGGCTGAAGGGCGGCGACGCGGCGCTGCGGGCACGCGGCATCGACGCGTTTCGGCGCGAGGTCATCGAATTCGTTCCGGAGGTCGCCGATTCGGTCCAGGCACTGCGCAGCCTGGACGACGTCAAACACCTTGATGTGCGGGTGAATCGGCTGCGGCGCTGGAGCGTCGACGGATTACTGTGCATCGGCGACGCCGCACACGCGATGTCGCCGGTGGGCGGCGTCGGCATCAACCTGGCGGTGCAGGACGCGGTGGCCGCCGCGACCATCCTGGCCGAGCCGCTGCGCCGAGGGCGGGTGACCGAGCGTGATCTGGCGGCCGTGCAACGGCGCCGGATGCTGCCCACCGTCGTCACCCAGTCGGTTCAGCGGGTGCTGCACCGCGGTCTGACTCCGATCCTGCGTGGTAAAAACCTCAGCCCGCCGGCGGCTTTCGGCGCCGTCGTCGCCAAACTGCCCTGGCTCGCCGCCATTCCGGCCTACCTGGTCGGCGTCGGGGTGCGCCCGGAGCGGGCGCCGTCATTCGCCCGGCGCTAG